One Candidatus Flexicrinis proximus DNA window includes the following coding sequences:
- a CDS encoding SEC-C domain-containing protein, protein MQISPNAPCPCHSGAKYKKCCRPYHDGTPAPTAEALMRSRYSAYVLNRADYIMQTTDPNGPMWQTDSAAWRAALEGFSRQTRFVGLTILAVDADTVTFHAALFQDTRDVSFTEISVFRQRGGRWLYVSALETKSATREQTER, encoded by the coding sequence ATGCAGATTTCACCGAACGCGCCCTGCCCCTGCCACAGCGGCGCAAAATATAAGAAGTGCTGCCGGCCCTACCACGATGGGACGCCTGCGCCGACGGCGGAAGCATTGATGCGCTCGCGCTACAGCGCTTATGTGTTGAACCGCGCCGACTACATCATGCAGACGACCGATCCCAACGGCCCGATGTGGCAAACAGACAGCGCTGCGTGGCGCGCAGCGCTGGAAGGGTTCAGCAGACAGACGCGCTTTGTCGGGCTGACCATTCTGGCAGTAGACGCCGATACGGTCACATTTCACGCCGCGCTCTTTCAAGACACACGGGATGTCTCGTTTACAGAAATCAGCGTATTCCGCCAGAGAGGCGGACGTTGGCTGTACGTATCGGCGCTCGAAACGAAGAGTGCGACGCGCGAACAGACTGAGCGCTAA
- a CDS encoding YifB family Mg chelatase-like AAA ATPase, protein MLSIVRACALDGLDGCVIDVETDFNPRAQIPNFIIVGLPDNAVKESRERVRASIKNSGLQFPPKVFVVNLSPADIVKQGPGFDLAIAIGVLAATDQVPLESTHNAMFIGELSLDGTVRHVKGILPMAHTAVQNGIPNLYCSQEDAPIAALVDGVSVYAVPTLGALVEHLFGLKPIEMTERRPFQDDSDTLPEGVVDFADIKGQEQIKRALEIAAGGNHNLLMVGSPGVGKTLLARAMPGILPPLDFNEALEVSRIYSVADMLSADQPLIRRRPFRAPHHTTSQAGLIGGGNPPKPGEITLSHRGLLFLDEMPELAQATLEVLRQPIEDRVVTISRAKASITMPANFLLIGAMNPCPCGYFGDTLRACTCTPNMIQRYQSKLSGPLMDRIDIHITVPRVDQAKLVSHSRAEPSPAIRQRVVMARERQRDRFRDHPHARTNSDMTVSDIMEFCELTKEAQSIVDLSMKRLQLSARAYHRVLKLARTIADLADSDKIEMPHVAEAVQYRPRPQS, encoded by the coding sequence ATGTTATCAATCGTGCGGGCGTGCGCGCTGGATGGGCTTGACGGATGTGTGATCGACGTTGAGACCGACTTCAACCCGCGGGCGCAGATACCGAATTTCATCATTGTAGGGCTGCCTGACAATGCCGTCAAGGAAAGCAGAGAGCGCGTGCGGGCCTCGATCAAGAATTCAGGCCTGCAGTTCCCGCCGAAGGTGTTCGTCGTCAACCTCTCCCCTGCTGACATTGTCAAACAGGGTCCAGGGTTCGATCTTGCGATCGCCATAGGTGTGCTGGCGGCGACGGATCAGGTGCCACTGGAGTCGACCCATAACGCGATGTTCATTGGTGAACTGTCGCTCGATGGTACGGTCAGGCACGTCAAGGGCATTCTGCCAATGGCTCATACCGCAGTCCAGAACGGTATTCCCAATCTGTACTGTTCACAGGAGGACGCTCCGATCGCAGCGCTGGTAGACGGCGTGAGTGTCTACGCGGTGCCGACTCTGGGTGCATTGGTCGAGCACCTGTTTGGGCTCAAGCCGATCGAGATGACGGAACGGCGGCCATTTCAGGATGACAGCGACACGCTACCCGAGGGTGTGGTCGATTTCGCAGACATCAAGGGTCAGGAGCAGATCAAGCGCGCGCTTGAGATCGCCGCTGGCGGTAACCATAACCTGTTGATGGTCGGCTCACCGGGCGTTGGCAAAACGCTGCTGGCGCGGGCGATGCCGGGCATTTTGCCGCCGTTGGATTTCAACGAGGCGCTGGAAGTCTCGCGGATCTATTCGGTGGCCGATATGCTGAGCGCCGATCAACCCCTGATCCGGCGGCGTCCATTCCGCGCACCCCATCACACGACCAGTCAGGCCGGATTGATCGGCGGCGGCAACCCGCCCAAACCGGGCGAAATTACCCTGAGCCACCGAGGGCTGTTGTTTCTGGACGAAATGCCGGAGCTGGCGCAGGCCACACTTGAGGTGCTCCGCCAGCCGATTGAAGACCGCGTAGTGACGATCAGCCGCGCGAAGGCCAGCATTACCATGCCAGCGAATTTCCTTCTGATCGGGGCGATGAATCCGTGTCCGTGCGGATATTTTGGGGATACGCTGCGCGCCTGCACCTGCACACCAAATATGATCCAACGGTACCAAAGCAAACTGTCTGGTCCGTTGATGGATCGAATCGACATCCATATCACTGTGCCGCGCGTCGATCAGGCAAAACTGGTGAGCCATTCACGGGCCGAACCGTCGCCGGCGATACGCCAGCGCGTGGTGATGGCGCGTGAACGGCAGCGCGACCGGTTCCGCGATCATCCGCATGCGCGCACGAATTCGGATATGACGGTCAGCGACATCATGGAGTTTTGCGAACTTACGAAAGAGGCGCAGTCGATTGTCGACCTTTCGATGAAGCGACTGCAATTGAGCGCGCGTGCGTATCATCGCGTGTTGAAGCTGGCGCGGACGATTGCCGACCTTGCCGACTCGGACAAGATCGAGATGCCGCACGTTGCCGAAGCGGTGCAGTACCGGCCGCGGCCGCAATCGTAA
- the rpmJ gene encoding 50S ribosomal protein L36 has translation MKVATSIKPRCPKCRVIKRHGRVMVICSNPKHKQRQG, from the coding sequence ATGAAAGTAGCAACGTCAATCAAGCCCCGCTGCCCAAAATGCCGCGTTATTAAGCGTCATGGTCGGGTGATGGTCATTTGCTCCAACCCCAAGCACAAGCAGCGGCAAGGATAG
- the asnS gene encoding asparagine--tRNA ligase has translation MPPIISIADIAKYDGQEVTVRGWVYNKTGKGKLAFVLLRDGSGILNCVAFKPNLPEEQFERADKVTQESSVKITGTVRKDERAKGFPGGYELDVKTFEVLQLTHEYPIGPKEHGTEFLMDNRHLWLRSQRQWAILRIRSTIISAMRNWLDDNGYLLVDCPIITPAAGEETTTLFKLDYFGEPAFLSQTGQLYNEANMMAFGKVYCFGPTFRAEKSKTRRHLIEFWMLEPEMAFYSLEDLMDMEEQFVTHIVKTVLEKHRMELEIIERDPAKLEAIIAPFPRISYDDAIQRLAELREQTDDPEKKELLKIEWGDDFGSPHETALTELFDRPVFVYHYPSAVKAFYMQPVDGRPEVCRSVDLLAPEGYGEITGGSERIWDEKLIEERVATIGITREAYAWYLDLRKFGSVPHAGFGIGLERAVAWICGLPHIRETIPYPRMLSRNYP, from the coding sequence GTGCCGCCTATTATCAGCATCGCTGACATTGCTAAGTACGACGGGCAGGAAGTGACTGTCCGCGGCTGGGTCTATAACAAAACAGGTAAAGGAAAACTGGCATTTGTACTATTGCGCGACGGTTCGGGGATACTGAACTGCGTGGCCTTCAAGCCAAACCTGCCGGAAGAGCAGTTCGAACGCGCGGATAAGGTGACGCAGGAATCGTCGGTCAAGATCACGGGGACGGTGCGCAAAGACGAGCGTGCGAAGGGTTTTCCGGGCGGATATGAATTGGATGTGAAAACCTTCGAAGTACTTCAGCTCACCCATGAATATCCGATCGGCCCCAAAGAGCACGGGACCGAATTCCTGATGGACAACCGGCATCTCTGGCTGCGTTCACAGCGTCAGTGGGCGATCCTGCGCATCCGGTCGACGATCATCAGCGCGATGCGGAACTGGCTGGACGACAACGGCTATCTGTTGGTGGACTGCCCGATCATCACACCGGCCGCCGGCGAAGAGACAACCACGCTGTTCAAGCTGGACTACTTTGGCGAACCTGCCTTCCTGTCTCAAACTGGCCAGCTTTACAACGAAGCCAATATGATGGCGTTCGGTAAGGTGTACTGCTTCGGGCCGACCTTTCGGGCGGAGAAATCAAAGACCCGGCGCCATCTGATCGAGTTCTGGATGCTCGAGCCGGAAATGGCGTTCTACAGCCTCGAAGACCTGATGGACATGGAAGAGCAGTTTGTCACGCATATCGTCAAGACCGTGCTCGAGAAGCACCGCATGGAGCTGGAGATTATCGAGCGCGACCCGGCGAAACTGGAAGCCATCATTGCCCCGTTTCCACGCATCAGCTATGACGACGCCATACAGCGGCTCGCCGAACTGCGTGAACAGACGGACGACCCGGAAAAGAAGGAACTGCTCAAAATCGAATGGGGTGACGACTTCGGCAGCCCACACGAAACAGCACTGACCGAACTGTTCGACCGTCCGGTGTTTGTGTACCACTACCCGTCAGCGGTGAAGGCGTTCTATATGCAGCCGGTTGATGGCCGGCCCGAAGTGTGCCGCAGCGTCGATCTGCTTGCCCCAGAAGGGTACGGCGAGATCACCGGCGGCAGCGAGCGGATCTGGGACGAGAAACTGATCGAGGAACGGGTGGCCACGATTGGAATCACGCGGGAAGCGTACGCGTGGTATCTCGATCTGCGGAAATTCGGCAGCGTTCCCCATGCAGGCTTTGGCAT